In Anopheles bellator chromosome 2, idAnoBellAS_SP24_06.2, whole genome shotgun sequence, the genomic stretch TTACATCAATCCGCACGAGcaaacggtggcggccaacggAACCTGCAGCGTTGCCGCCGAACCCCTCGCTTCTGCCACGGCTACCCCTCCGCTGTGCAGAagttggaaattgaaattcgaaATGCAACGGAACGGGTCCAAGATATCTCCGGGGCCGATAGCCAAAGTCAGTGGCCACGCCAGTGAGCCGCCGGCAGGGGTGGCGGCAACAGCATTAAATAGTGagctcgctcactcgcccgGTCGGTTGAGTTACTTCGGCCCCTCACTGGTTTGCCAAAACTTTTTGCTGGAAGGGTACGAACTTCACCTACCTTCCTGTTGGGCTGCATTTACGATCTGCGTGGCTATCAGTCTATTTTCCGGGCAGGCCACGTCGGGGAAGCGGACCACTGTACTTTCTGCCTGCACCGTGCAATAAAACGTTCTATAAATCTGCTACGGATGAGCAGATCCCGGGACGGGCCGAATGGATGACTCGTATCGAATCGGGCAAACTGATGGTGGATACACATCATGGGTGACTTTGTCATTCAAATTAAATACAAACATACCGGATATATTTCACTTCACGCCGGACCCGGTTGCTTGGATATCTCCTAATGCTCCTATCTTTGCAgttacataatttaatttaataaattatccGTAAACTGTTGTGGGAACTTCTTTTGAGCAAACTTAAATTCTTCTTTGGTCTACGAAATTCCAACCAAAGCCGGCAAACGGAACATTTACCTCCGAAGGGGAAACAATGTTGCAAACGTTTCCTTCCAACTTTGGTCCGTTTGCTCTTAACttgatttgaaataaattctTCCTGAGGCACGTTCCGTCTCCTCGAGGTTGAATATTCGACCAATCGAGTGGTTCACCGGGCAAGGCCACAAatctcaccaccaccgtaaaCCGCCGGCTCTGGACCGGAGTCACACTATAAATCTATCCAAATTCCAGCTCCCAGCCAGGGCTCCAGCCCGCCCAGAAGCCCACAAGTCCTGGGAAGAATgaagttttcgtttcgccaaaTATCTCCCAAAATGCTCGAGCAGCACTAGTCTTCCTGCGGCATAATCCTATCAGCGGAGATCTATAATTTACGGACAGTAGCGTCGTCGCAGTCGCAACTATAAAGGTCTGACCATTGCAAAGGTTTTCCGCAACTAGAGCAATCTTGGACTCAGTTACATGCACGCATTCGAAACGTATTATCATGTTATACAGTTTTCGCTAACGATGCCTCATACATAAATTTGTACCGTCCACAGAATGTTCCCAAAACAATCACCACCATGCCCCGGTTCGACCCACAGTGGGTCTTTGGTTGAGAGCCGCGAATTGAGCAATCTCTTGCGGGTCAGCCAACGCAGGACCTCCCGCTGCATGGGGCCATTTTATCCATTCACACATGCCTAGGTCTtccaaaatttatttctcagACTGCGTTGGATGGTCCACTGCGAGCAGGACACACAACAGCTCGGCcgacatcatcaccatcgtgtGTGGCCACGCCAGTCGTTATGCTATCGTAGATAAGGGCCTCACTTTGTGTACTTctttaaatcataaattatcaacACTTAGGGCCTTCGTCCACCATCGTCCTGGGAGAATGGCGACCAAGCCGACCCTTTCGGGCTAGCTAACGGGTGGTGCGGAAACAAGCGCACTAAGCTCCAATAAACATGGCGAGCATGCGAAAAACACATAATAAGATCTTAATTATAGATAACCTTCCTCATAAATGGTGCCTCACGTTCGACCTCTCCGGGACTCGGACGGAACACACCTTCCTGTGGATAGTGAAACAATCGTTTCCTTTCTTGCCACCGAACTGTTGGCGGGTGGCTCAATCACGACGGGGGTTCTAGTTCGAGAACTTGTCCGAGGCCTATCACCACGGACAGGCAGAAGGCGCGTTGCATAATTGTATAATTTGACTCCTCCTTTAACCGAATCTCGGGACAACATAAAACCACCGCAGCAGTGGCGTGCGCTCCGGGTGTACTTACCTATCATCGTgcagccggggccggtgaTGGAGTTGCCGGAGAGTTGAgtgatggccagcagcagatcgcCCACCAACAGACAGGCGACGTAGTGCGTTTGACAGCGCCAATGCAGGACGTGATGCTGCGACGGCACCAGCAATCCGGTGGCCAATGTGGCCGCCAGAAAGATGGTCGAAATCAACAGTCCGGCCGAGTACAGCGCAAAACGACCGTCCTGAAACGAGGTTTAGAAAGCgtaaaagcgaacgaaaggttAAATCAACATACTCATGGATCGTTATAGTTTGTAGTCTAACTTAGCGAACTATACTCAAAATCATTAGGATATCAGAACTTTTTTAAAGATTGTAAAATAATCTTATCCTTTTCCCAACTGTTACAGTGAACCGTTTGGAATCAATTCTCGCTTCTTCAGCCGTAAAAACCGGAAGAGGCCAAAAAGAAATAATGCTTATCTCTACTTATTGCATTTTTCCAATTAATGTTTGCATAGTTCTTCGGCCCATCAATGCTGGGCAAGAATCAATAATGAACGTTCTCTCGAAACTTGAAACCGCTCACTGAACCGCCTGAAGCATTCCCGCTCATCACCAGGCAGGAGgcaggaaaaacgaaacaatattGTGAATGTTatgaaaatcatcatcaacatcaacaccgTTACGAGCGGGCGAACGAGCCACCCCTTCGGGGCACCGAGTTTCCCGTCAATAAGCGTAAACTCGCTTGAGGGTTTGATTCaaatcgccagcagcagcagcaccaatcACGGAGCTActctcgaacggaacggaaaatcgcCTTACTGGCGAGATAACAACGTGTAGCGCCGGGCCGAAGCTAAAGACCCTTCAGCGAAACGACTACGACGACAACATCCTGGTAGGGCAATGATGCGGAAGATTTAACACAACCCCCCATCACACGGAACGGCCCCTGCCGGGAGGAtgaatggaaattgatttttcacccaaaaccACTCCCTCGGTGCGAAGAACTTAATTCCCCCGGCCAGCGGCCCTTCACAGAATCGCTGTCCGGTTGGGGTAATTTGATGCGATTCGTCGTGTAATCCAATTTTGGGTCTTGGCATCTCGCTGACCTACCTGTCTAGCGATGGGCACCGAGGCGGGCTGAAAGTGTTCGGAGCACGTGAACACGTAAACTGTGCGATCGTCATCTAGCACGTGCTCCAGACAGTACTCGCTCGAGGTGAAGATCTTGCCGGACTCGATCATCACCGAGCCGGTTTGCTCCTGCAGCCGCGACTTGTCGTAGATGCCGGCGATCGCGTGCTCCTTGCAAGCCGGAAACCCGTAGCTCAGCTCCACGTGGGGCGAGTGGACGATGCGCGAATCGTACAGTTCGTGTCCGCGGGCCAGATTCGTGCACGTCCGGTTCGCCTTGTCGTACGCAAAGTTCGGGCCACAACAGCGCCACACGACGCTCGTCGTTTCCGGGGCCACCAGCGAGTCCATCTGGCTTCCGTCGCCGGTAATGGTCGTCCGGCACACCAGCGCCACCCGTTCGTCGACACAGTAGTCCGCCAGCGCGACCAGGACATGCTTTTGGTTGAGGAACAGTGACCCGTTGCCCATCAGCGTGACCGCATTCGAGGCGTACACCGTCGGCAGCGGACAGGACTCGGGCAGCTGTTGCTCGACGAACTTCATAAACGGGGGCGCCGAGCCGATATCCTTGTACATGATGTTCTTCGCCGGCAGGTAGATCGGTGGCACCCACCGGGCGATCCCGCCGGCCACGCACTGCCGCGCCGACTCGTTGTAAAACTCGCCCAACCGGCAGCACTTGTTGATGCGCACCTCCTGCGGCCGTGTACCGGCCAATGATGGGGACGCGATCAGGGCCACGATCGTCACCAGCGAAAGTAGGGCGCACATTTTTGGTCACtacttgtttttctttattctcgTTACGTTTTTTGCTTCCACAAGGGCAAGGTTACTTCTTGCCTTCCGGTTTatcggccgttttttttctctctattgAACTATACTTAGCTTTACACTCACGCGCGCGTcgatctctcgctctgttAAGGCAATTTATTGACACAGATCTGGAATTCAACCGAGTCCAGACAGCACCCGGcaacacatcatcatcataatgcACTTGTATTTTTCTCCCGTTTCGCTTggcttttcccttttttttatttatttaccgcTCCGCGCCGTTTCTCCGCGATCGAGATCCGAGCGCAATCGAGACTTATGCGATGCACTTGACGGGCGCTTTTCTCCGATCTTCGTACCACTCGCGAAGCACTTGCTTTACAAAAACGGCGCTCGGTGACTGGTGCCACTCGGGGCTGGGGTTTATTTTTGCGGCGTACAGATCCGTGACTCACTCACGCGATCGCTTCTTCAACCGGAACTGCACTTGCCGCGGGCTCACGCAGGCCGATGAAACATATGCGAAAACGATGCGACACTCGCTGTTGGCACGTTCGTCCTACAAcacaagagagaaaaaaaaaacataatgaaaTGCGGTTaaatgcgaaacaatagaGGCCGGTGGATAAAGCAGTGCGTTGAGCCCCGATCAAGACTAGCGATACCGGCGATCCGTACCGAGCCGATGCGTTGCGTTGAATGTGCGTGAAGTGCCTCGCGGGGTTTTTGTTGAGTGAGAGAAGGCAAGCGCCGGAAAGGACCGACACGGCTGCGCACCGCCCAGCGGCACGCGAATAGACATCGCGCAGACACCGTGCGCCGAGCTAACGAAAATAAATGCAGCTGAGTGCAGCTGACAATTTAAATAGCTTTAATCGCAAAATGTATGTCGGTCAACGACAGAAGATCAGGCAACGATCAAGCTTGGATGGAACGCATCCTGCCCGCAGAGTGTTGGCAGCTTGACTGGCCGAGTGTGTCCACAGTTATTTGTTTAGACAAACTCACTTTTGTGCAACTATTTTTACACTTCTGAAGGAGAATAAATTTACAGCACGATTAAGGTTAGTGCGCGAAGACACATATGGAGCATTATCATGATGATACGTGTCGGTTTCTGAtattgtttacatttcccgCGTCCGCCCGAGTTTGCCCGTTCCCGTTGATCAAACAATCATTGCGTTCCGCGCGGATCGGTGTTTAGTGAACATTAAGGACCAGTTGACAAACATTAACACACggagagaaaggaaaataaacactcCTAATTGCACGGCATTACCGCCCGAGAATCGAGAGGCGAACGGCGTATAATTATGATCCTGCCCCGATACGCGCCTGCCATTAAGATGTCATAAATGTAAAATTCCAATTTCGTCCCACTGAACCGGCCAGAGGACCAAGAATAAGgggtttgtttcttcttctttttcccgCCCGTAAGTAAATGGAGCAGAAGGAGAGCGCACGAAACGGGGACCGGTGGATGATAAGAGCCGAGCGAAAGGGACGCAAAGCACAATAATCTCAGAACACGGCCGGCTCGGCCGGATcgccatcgaatcgaaagccGTGAGGAGACCGTGAGACCCGAGAAACTCCTTCGGTCGTTCCGGTGAACCTGTTTCCCCACCGGCATgtgaccgatcgatcggtgcccCCGCCAATGGACGTcacgccggtcggtcggttaaAAACCGGTTTTGC encodes the following:
- the LOC131209960 gene encoding probable G-protein coupled receptor Mth-like 1 isoform X1: MCALLSLVTIVALIASPSLAGTRPQEVRINKCCRLGEFYNESARQCVAGGIARWVPPIYLPAKNIMYKDIGSAPPFMKFVEQQLPESCPLPTVYASNAVTLMGNGSLFLNQKHVLVALADYCVDERVALVCRTTITGDGSQMDSLVAPETTSVVWRCCGPNFAYDKANRTCTNLARGHELYDSRIVHSPHVELSYGFPACKEHAIAGIYDKSRLQEQTGSVMIESGKIFTSSEYCLEHVLDDDRTVYVFTCSEHFQPASVPIARQDGRFALYSAGLLISTIFLAATLATGLLVPSQHHVLHWRCQTHYVACLLVGDLLLAITQLSGNSITGPGCTMIATMMHFFFLAAFFWLNTMCFNIWWTFRDLRPTSLEKSQEVCRLRIYEVYAWGVPLVIAGVAAILDNLPDSSDSYLKPRFGEARCWFFGDMEMLTYFFGPIGILLGINLLLFASTARQLTCGLWKRDDVKSTTERRGLVSSPSYSAALGRVCLKLVVVMGVTWVADVISWAVGGPNYIWIVTDLINALQGVFIFIVVGCQPQVWAAMKRLWNSKTGRSFTNTTHGPQHSSSSHGLPSMGESITNNTCTNNTTTTTSNRVPMETVC
- the LOC131209960 gene encoding probable G-protein coupled receptor Mth-like 1 isoform X2 produces the protein MCALLSLVTIVALIASPSLAGTRPQEVRINKCCRLGEFYNESARQCVAGGIARWVPPIYLPAKNIMYKDIGSAPPFMKFVEQQLPESCPLPTVYASNAVTLMGNGSLFLNQKHVLVALADYCVDERVALVCRTTITGDGSQMDSLVAPETTSVVWRCCGPNFAYDKANRTCTNLARGHELYDSRIVHSPHVELSYGFPACKEHAIAGIYDKSRLQEQTGSVMIESGKIFTSSEYCLEHVLDDDRTVYVFTCSEHFQPASVPIARQDGRFALYSAGLLISTIFLAATLATGLLVPSQHHVLHWRCQTHYVACLLVGDLLLAITQLSGNSITGPGCTMIATMMHFFFLAAFFWLNTMCFNIWWTFRDLRPTSLEKSQEVCRLRIYEVYAWGVPLVIAGVAAILDNLPDSSDSYLKPRFGEARCWFFGDMEMLTYFFGPIGILLGINLLLFASTARQLTCGLWKRDDVKSTTERAALGRVCLKLVVVMGVTWVADVISWAVGGPNYIWIVTDLINALQGVFIFIVVGCQPQVWAAMKRLWNSKTGRSFTNTTHGPQHSSSSHGLPSMGESITNNTCTNNTTTTTSNRVPMETVC